The window TTTTGCTCCGCACCGAACCCGTCGGTCTGCATCTTACTCTTGACCACATCGAGAGGGTAGCTAGAAATCCAGAGGGCCTCGCCCGCCAGACCACCGTAGGTGGCAACCTTGAGAGCTGAGATGTCCTCACGCTTGATATTGTTGCGCTTGACGTCCTGGTTCATCATGTACTCGAATGCCATGAACCAAGAACCGTAGGCCTGAGCTTCACGCAGGACCGTGACGGCCTGGCCGCGGAACAGGCCGCGCAGCGTACCCTGGTGTGCGGACAGCTTCTTGATGCAGTCGATCGGGCCAGAGTACAGTCGTCCCTCGCCGTGGGGCTGGGCCTGCAGCCGGATACGGACATGCTCAATCGGGCCAGACAGCACCGAGTTGGTGACACCGGCAAACGAACCGGCCATGTAGTACTGTCCATAGGAAAGGGCGCCATTCGCatatttcttcttgttcagctcctccagcCGACGGCGGGCTTCGTGGAATGCACCGAATTGCACGCTCACCTGGATTTGGTCagacagagacagagggCAAGCATGAGCCGGAGTCAACTTACGCAGGCGCCAATTCCAATCAGCGGAGTCAGCGTCCCCTTGTAGAAGGCCATAGGACCCTCAttcttgaagatcttggTTGCGCAGTCCAGCGCGCTCGAGTACTGTGTGGTGGTTTGTAATCGGACCTTGACAATGTCTGGGCGAAGGGTCAGTACGGGGCGTTCAATTGCTTCGACTGGGCCACGAACCAAAGGGCTGTCCTATAGTTGGGTTAGCATGAACTTGTTCAATATTCCCACGCATGGCACTTTGTAGTTCCGTCCTCCGGAAAACTGCTCGAGAGGGCACACCTACCCAGCAACACCTGAGCCATTCCACCGGCAGCACCAGAGGCCAAGTCCTTGACGGTGCGCAGGGCACCGCCGCCCTTCTCCAGTTCTTCGAAGGCTTCAGACTCCATGATTGTGCGGGCACGTTAACGTGGGGAAGGAAAATCAGGAACCCTGCTTGCTTTTAAGCAGTCCAGGAACCTCCGAGCGCAATCCCTAATTGGAGGAAATCTCCGACCGCCTGACggtcttgcccttctccgccgCGGGAAACTCCTTATCGGCCTCTGCTTATCGGGGCCAGCCTGTCACGTGATGGGTACCCGCAATCAACTTTGTCGGCCGCGGGCTGGAAGTCTTGTCTACCTGTCGTGTCAACGATGTATCGACGGGCAGCATTGGGGGTGCGTTTGGACTCGGTGTACCTGTGATGGGGTCATGGCTAATATAATTGATTGTCTTAGGTCTCTCGCCGGCACGCGCCACAATGGCCCTGTTCGGCCAGGATCTCGTCAACCCTCACCTTCCGCCGATCATTTCGATCATCCCCGACCCGGTTAGAGGAGACAGATGAGAAGAAACCTAAATGGGCTGCTTCCAGATGGGGCACCAAGGCAACCGTGAAACCAATTGGCCTGAGTGCAGCAGAGAAGTCACTCCGCGAGTCCATGGTGGCCCAGAGACAACAACAGCCCCAACCACAGGCGCCGAAACAATCAGAACGGCCACCGCCAAAATCAGAGGGTCAGCGCCGGTCACAGCAAGTACCCCGCAACGCCACGAGAAATCAACCAGCGGCATTTCAATCGGGTCGGCCCTCGGGGCAGACATGGGCAGACACAAGGAACAAGAATCTAGAACAGCAAGACGGCAGGCCTCGGACACAACAAGGGTTGGGCAATACATGGAAACGTCAACCTGGAGCGTCTCAACCATCTCGTTCTCCAGGTCGGACATGGGCAGAGACGAGGAACAACGATCAACCACGGCGCCGGGATTATGAAGACCGACGGTCTTATGAAAAGGGCGCACCAGGCAAGGATAGGCAGGATCGGACTATCCGACGGACCACGGATGCACACGTAACTCCCGGAAAACAGCGACATCCTCAAGACATCGCCAAGTTCCAGAAACTGGGCGACTCTATTTTGACGGACTGGGGGGAAAAAGCACCTCGAAGACATGGAGCAGCTTCCGCAACAGAGTCGACTGCTCCCCGAAAGCGCAAAACCCAAGGTGCTGAAGATAGTGCAAAGGatgcaaagaaagaaaagcaagcGGATCCGTGGGCCTGGGACATGTCTGCATTGGAACAGCTGGAAACCGTCGAGGCCCAAAACGAAACCACGTCGAATGACGCCAAACGCAAAAACTTGCGCAAGCAACGCCAAGTCGAGGCCACTGAACGCGATTTCGATGTGGACGAACACCAACGTCGTCGGGACGAACGCAAACGcctgaagaaggaaagatCACTcgtgaaagaaaagaagaaatccgcgccgcagccgctCTACTTGCCTCAATTCATCAGCGTTAACAACTTGGCGGACGTCATTGGGGTCCGCCCGGCGCAGTTCGTCGAGCGaatggaggagatgggctTCGAGAACGTTACCTATAACCATGTCCTAGATGCGGAGACGGCCGGTTTGGTGGCCACCGAATTTAATTTTGATCCCATCTTCGAGGCATCAGGGGATGACGACCTTCAGGCGGCACCTGTACCAGAAGATCAATCTGCGTTGCCGGCACGGCCACCGGTGGTCACCATCATGGGCCATGTCGACCATGGCAAAACAACGATTCTGGATTGGCTGCGGAAATCATCAGTAGCCGCTTCCGAGCACGGCGGTATCACGCAGCATATCGGTGCATTTTCGGTTGCGATGCCTTCTGGAAAGACCATTACTTTCCTGGATACCCCCGGTCATTCTGCGTTCCTGGAGATGCGTCGCAGAGGTGCCGACGTGACCGACATTGTGGTTCTTGTTGTGGCTGCCGATGACAGCGTCAAGCCGCAAACCATCGAAGCGATCAAACACGCCGCCCAGGCCAAGGTGCCCATCATCGTGGCCATCAGCAAGATTGACAAGGAAGGGCGAAATCCGGACAAAGTGAAAGGAGATCTTTCAACCCACGGTGTCCATGTCGAAGAGTACGGTGGTGATGTCCAAGCCATTGGGGTCAGTGGTAAAACCGGACAGGGAATGGTCGAACTGGAGGAGGCCATTGGTGCGCTGTCTGAGATGCAGGACCATCGAGCCGACACTGGCGGCAATGCCGAGGGATGGGTCATTGAGGCTACTACAAAGAGCTACGGACGTGTAGCATCAGCTCTGGTTCGCCGTGGCACACTGCGGCCAGGCGATGTCATCGTTGCGGGCACGACGTGGGCTCGTGTCCGCACACTCCGAAATGAAGCCGGCGTCGCTATCGATGAAGCCACACCGGGCATGCCTGTCGAGATTGATGGCTGGAGAGAGCAACCGGCCGCTGGCACCGAGATTCTGCAAGCACCCGACGAACAAAAGGCCAAGGATGTGGTGTCTTACCGTCTGGAGAAATCCGAGACCCAAAAATTGGGAGAGGACATGGCCGCTATCAACGAGTCGCGACGCGAGCTCATGCAGAAACGCAAAATGGaagacggcgaggacgaagcACGTGCTGGTCCAGAGGAGTCGAGCGGGCCCAAGGCTGTCAATTTCATCATCAAGGCGGACGTGGACGGTTCCGCGGAAGCCGTTCTGAATTCGATTGCCGCCATTGGGAACAACGAGGTGTACGCTAATGTCCTCCGATCTGGCGTCGGCCCAGTTGGAGAGTTCGACATTGAGCATGCGGCCAGTGCCAACGGGAAGGTCATCTCATTCAACCTACCCATCGACGGCAACACCCTGCGAAATGCCGAGTCCCAGGGCGTGGCAATCATGGATCACAATATCATCTACAAGCTGatcgatgatatcaaggCTACTCTCAGCGAGCACCTGAAGCCGACGGTGACGCAGCGTGTGACGGGCGAAGCCGAGGTGCAGCAAGTGTTTGACATCACCGTCAAGGGACGCGAAAAGATCCCAATTGCTGGATGCCGAGTGCGCAATGGCCTGGTCAACCGGACTCGCAAGGTTAGGGTGATGCGCGGGGATCAGACAATCTATGATGGTAAGTTCTTCTCTCATGGCAATAAGATCATGTCTAACCCGTCCCAGGCACAATCGCTTCGCTCAAGAACGTCAAGAAAGACGTGACTGAAATGCGCAAAGACACCGAATGCGGTATTGGCTTTGAAGACTGGACCGACTTTGCGGTTGGCGACCACATCCAGTGTTATGAAGAGATCTACGAGAAGCGATATCTGTGAGATTGTCTCTTCTGTGTATACTACCCCGTGAGCCCTGTACcatattttctttttccttttctttctgtcgTCATTGTACGAGCGAAAGAGAGCCCGCATGTACTATACTATACCCATCTATCTCATTCTACACCCCGAACAAATCTAGAATTCTCTTATCTAGCCTTCCATCTTACCCTCCCAACCCACCTAGCCCAATCCTTCacatcctccctctccagAATCCGCTCAATAGTAAACCACTCCCTGGCGAGTTCCTCATTGCTCGCCATGCGATGCACAAAGCTATGACACGCACGACAAAGCCAAGCAACACTATTCAACATCCACTCATCATGCCACCCCTTCTTGCGCACTTTCGCATGCACTCCGCGCGGAATCAGATGATGATACGATAGCGGGATCCAGTCGCGCTCGCAGATCTCGCATGCCTCTGCGCGCGTCTGGATCCAGACTGGCGGCGCGGCCGTCACGCTGGATATGTATTCGGATAACACTGGGGATAGGAAGTCAGGGAGGTTGTCCGGGGAGCTGATTATGCCGTAGACGGTGAGGGAGTCCGTGATTTCGACGGGGATTGGGGAGGTGAGGGTGTCGAGGGTGCCCCGGTCGAGTGGAGTGTCGGTGTTGTATGTGTTTGCGAGGTGGGGGTCATGTTGGATGGCGGCGTAGGAGAGGCTTTGGAGGGATTCGGGGAGGAAGGCGAAGCTCTCCGAGGCGAGAAACTGGATATGCGTGGAAGCAGTTATTCGTTTTGGACAAGAGGGAGGAATGTACATCTATAAActcggccagctcttccgGGTCTGCTCGCTCGGGGGTTGATGCTGGCGGGATTGAAACATGTTTGGTCTTGTGTCTCCGGCGCGGTGTCTTGCTCGGCTTATTCTCTTCAGAGCGAGCAACAATGGTGCTGGACAGACATTCTCGAAAGACGGCGTAGTTATCGTGCGACATGAGGGAGTGACGGAAGTGACGGAAGCATGTGCCCCGCGCCAGATAAAGGGCCTTGACATCCATCCTCCTTTATCTttcctccccatcacccATCATGTCCGAAACCGTCGTCGCCTTTGATCTGTACGGCACCCTGCTGTCGACGAACTCAATTGCCCAGGAACTCGAGAAGCACTTTGGGCATGACAAGGCGCAGACCATCTCCGCGCTGTGGAGACGGTATCAGCTCGAGTATACATGGAGGCTGAACAGCATGGGTAGGCAACGATGCGCTCCCATATGtcaagcagcagcaccacGCTGACCATACCACCGTATCAGACTACTACATCGATTTCAACCAAGTCACTCGCAACTCGCTACAGCACGCCTTGGCCGAGAATAACGAACAACTCAGCGAGCAGGACACAGCCCAGCTACTGGAAGCCTACGACCACCTGTCTACATTCTCCGACGTGAACCCAGCCCTCAGCCGCCTGGGCGCCGAATCCACCCTCAAAGCTGTGATCTTCTCCAACGGGACCCAGACCATGGTGTCCAACTCGGTGCTGCGCTCCAAGGACCTCGCCCCGCACGCCAGCGTGTTCCAGGATATCGTAACCGTCGACCAGGTCCAGCGGTACAAACCCACGCGAGCGAGCTACCAGCACCTTGCAGACCAGGTCGGGAAGGAGCCCTCGGAGCTGTGGCTCGTCAGCGGCAATCCATTCGACATCGTCGGCGCGCGCAGCATGGGCATGAACGCCATCTGGGTGGATCGCGCCTGTGCCGGATGGAAGGATGCCGCCGACCCGGCGCTCCGACCGACCTGTATTGTACACAGTCTGGAGCATGTGGTGGGAGCGATTATCGGGAAATGAATAGAAAGGGAATGTGCTGCTGAAGATTATTTCCAAACGCTCCACGCCTTTCAGAAGAAGAGTTTGGGGTAAGCCAGCAGGGAAGCATTTGTCTGTCCTCCTATTTCCCCTCGTAACAATCCATGGGAGAATATGTGGATTCTCGAGTGAATAAGGAGGAGTTCAGTTTATGtatggaagaaagaaaaagagaaggaaaggggagaagaaaattGGGAGGAAAAGTGGTGGCGTTAGTCAGCGGTCACATGGCCCGTGGGTTAACTTATCGATAAAGCTGACGAtcaattcttttcttctgcctgtTGGGGTTGTGCTTCAACCGCCCTGCTAACCATGCCTCAATTACTCGATGCCTCCCGGGCAGCCTGGCTGTATCCCTTCAGGGTATGTTGACCCCCAAAAGACAATGAAATGAAAATACTAAAGAAGACAAGGGAATCTACTACTTCGCAACCCACCGCTTCCTCTGGCCACTCTTCAAAGCTCGCCTCGTCcccctcctcatcctctctACCTTCATCTACGTCCTGCTGTTCACCTTCGCATACCTGCCCCAGGTAGCATTCCTCGCCATCTTTCAGGGCGTGGGCGCCTGGGTCAACGGCGCGTTCCTGGTGCTGGGCGAAGGCGCCGCCATCGTCGCCGGGCTCTTCGAGGCGTTTTTCGTGGACGAGACCCTCGTGGATATCTTCGATGCCGTGCTGATCAATGAGGAccaggaggagctgatcCTCACGTCACGGGTGATCTACCCCGAGCAGGGCGATCCCGTGAGTCGGCTCGGCACGCCGACCACCTCGGCGGTCTATGCGCCGTTTTCGCTGCGGCAGATCCTCGAGTTCATTCTTCTGCTCCCGCTCAATTTTATTCCGGTCGCGGGGAC of the Penicillium psychrofluorescens genome assembly, chromosome: 1 genome contains:
- a CDS encoding uncharacterized protein (ID:PFLUO_001577-T1.cds;~source:funannotate), with the protein product MSETVVAFDLYGTLLSTNSIAQELEKHFGHDKAQTISALWRRYQLEYTWRLNSMDYYIDFNQVTRNSLQHALAENNEQLSEQDTAQLLEAYDHLSTFSDVNPALSRLGAESTLKAVIFSNGTQTMVSNSVLRSKDLAPHASVFQDIVTVDQVQRYKPTRASYQHLADQVGKEPSELWLVSGNPFDIVGARSMGMNAIWVDRACAGWKDAADPALRPTCIVHSLEHVVGAIIGK
- a CDS encoding uncharacterized protein (ID:PFLUO_001578-T1.cds;~source:funannotate); this encodes MPQLLDASRAAWLYPFRGIYYFATHRFLWPLFKARLVPLLILSTFIYVLLFTFAYLPQVAFLAIFQGVGAWVNGAFLVLGEGAAIVAGLFEAFFVDETLVDIFDAVLINEDQEELILTSRVIYPEQGDPVSRLGTPTTSAVYAPFSLRQILEFILLLPLNFIPVAGTPMFLVLTGYRGGPFHHWRYFQLRDMTKKERKESVGRRQLQYTTFGTVALILQLIPPFSMFFLMTTAAGSAMWAADMERKRQQQQQADRRPLGEYHDEMPA
- a CDS encoding uncharacterized protein (ID:PFLUO_001574-T1.cds;~source:funannotate), with the protein product MESEAFEELEKGGGALRTVKDLASGAAGGMAQVLLGQPFDIVKVRLQTTTQYSSALDCATKIFKNEGPMAFYKGTLTPLIGIGACVSVQFGAFHEARRRLEELNKKKYANGALSYGQYYMAGSFAGVTNSVLSGPIEHVRIRLQAQPHGEGRLYSGPIDCIKKLSAHQGTLRGLFRGQAVTVLREAQAYGSWFMAFEYMMNQDVKRNNIKREDISALKVATYGGLAGEALWISSYPLDVVKSKMQTDGFGAEQKYSTMRDCFKKTYALEGLGGFWKGIGPTLLRAMPVSAGTFVVVELTMKALG
- a CDS encoding uncharacterized protein (ID:PFLUO_001576-T1.cds;~source:funannotate), yielding MSHDNYAVFRECLSSTIVARSEENKPSKTPRRRHKTKHVSIPPASTPERADPEELAEFIDFLASESFAFLPESLQSLSYAAIQHDPHLANTYNTDTPLDRGTLDTLTSPIPVEITDSLTVYGIISSPDNLPDFLSPVLSEYISSVTAAPPVWIQTRAEACEICERDWIPLSYHHLIPRGVHAKVRKKGWHDEWMLNSVAWLCRACHSFVHRMASNEELAREWFTIERILEREDVKDWARWVGRVRWKAR
- a CDS encoding uncharacterized protein (ID:PFLUO_001575-T1.cds;~source:funannotate) → MYRRAALGVSRRHAPQWPCSARISSTLTFRRSFRSSPTRLEETDEKKPKWAASRWGTKATVKPIGLSAAEKSLRESMVAQRQQQPQPQAPKQSERPPPKSEGQRRSQQVPRNATRNQPAAFQSGRPSGQTWADTRNKNLEQQDGRPRTQQGLGNTWKRQPGASQPSRSPGRTWAETRNNDQPRRRDYEDRRSYEKGAPGKDRQDRTIRRTTDAHVTPGKQRHPQDIAKFQKLGDSILTDWGEKAPRRHGAASATESTAPRKRKTQGAEDSAKDAKKEKQADPWAWDMSALEQLETVEAQNETTSNDAKRKNLRKQRQVEATERDFDVDEHQRRRDERKRLKKERSLVKEKKKSAPQPLYLPQFISVNNLADVIGVRPAQFVERMEEMGFENVTYNHVLDAETAGLVATEFNFDPIFEASGDDDLQAAPVPEDQSALPARPPVVTIMGHVDHGKTTILDWLRKSSVAASEHGGITQHIGAFSVAMPSGKTITFLDTPGHSAFLEMRRRGADVTDIVVLVVAADDSVKPQTIEAIKHAAQAKVPIIVAISKIDKEGRNPDKVKGDLSTHGVHVEEYGGDVQAIGVSGKTGQGMVELEEAIGALSEMQDHRADTGGNAEGWVIEATTKSYGRVASALVRRGTLRPGDVIVAGTTWARVRTLRNEAGVAIDEATPGMPVEIDGWREQPAAGTEILQAPDEQKAKDVVSYRLEKSETQKLGEDMAAINESRRELMQKRKMEDGEDEARAGPEESSGPKAVNFIIKADVDGSAEAVLNSIAAIGNNEVYANVLRSGVGPVGEFDIEHAASANGKVISFNLPIDGNTLRNAESQGVAIMDHNIIYKLIDDIKATLSEHLKPTVTQRVTGEAEVQQVFDITVKGREKIPIAGCRVRNGLVNRTRKVRVMRGDQTIYDGTIASLKNVKKDVTEMRKDTECGIGFEDWTDFAVGDHIQCYEEIYEKRYL